A genomic window from Pseudoalteromonas piratica includes:
- the dnaG gene encoding DNA primase, which produces MAGKIPRSFIDDLLARTDIVDLIDGKVGLKKAGKDYQACCPFHNEKSPSFTVSQDKQFYHCFGCGAHGNAISFMMEFEKLEFVDAIEELAGMLNLDVPRENASNQGPQVSTEQKRSDYELMMHVAKFYQHQLKHHAKSSQVIEYLKGRGLSGETAKQFMIGYAPSEWDSVCKTFAKNQDSKKQLLELKLASEKTAGRQFDFFRDRLMFPIRDKRGRVIAFGGRVMNSDDNGPKYLNSPETRIFHKGFELYGLYEAKQANKKLDQILVVEGYMDVVALAEKGINYAVAALGTATTPEHIHTLFRTTDRIICCYDGDRAGRDAAWRALENALPYLNHGKALEFVFLPDGEDPDSLVQKEGREAFELRYDDATDFSAYLFDRLAQEINLTTDAGKSKLLQQALPLIEKVPSDFYQENLLEKLARLIGRTRAQLQKKINTPKQQQGLAKKFKVTPMRRAIGLLLQHPELATEVPFQPELGQMDVPGIKLFIQLQQSALNKQITTAQLLEQFRETPEYAPLAKLATWQHQVNSESLVGEFKSTFNFIEDQCLNLRLESLLIKEKTQGLSKAEKQEYSLLTLALKGK; this is translated from the coding sequence ATGGCCGGAAAAATCCCTCGTAGCTTTATAGACGATCTATTAGCCAGAACCGATATTGTTGATCTTATCGATGGTAAAGTAGGATTAAAAAAAGCAGGCAAGGACTATCAGGCATGTTGTCCTTTCCACAATGAGAAATCACCGTCTTTTACGGTCTCACAAGATAAGCAGTTTTATCACTGTTTTGGTTGTGGTGCACATGGCAATGCAATTTCATTTATGATGGAATTTGAAAAACTCGAGTTTGTTGATGCCATTGAAGAACTTGCTGGCATGCTCAACCTTGATGTTCCTCGCGAAAATGCTTCTAATCAAGGGCCACAAGTCAGTACTGAGCAAAAACGTTCAGATTATGAATTAATGATGCATGTAGCCAAGTTCTATCAGCATCAATTAAAACACCATGCTAAATCATCTCAAGTAATCGAATACTTAAAAGGCCGCGGTCTTTCTGGTGAAACGGCAAAACAGTTTATGATTGGCTACGCCCCCAGTGAATGGGATAGCGTTTGTAAAACCTTCGCTAAAAACCAAGACAGCAAAAAGCAATTACTCGAACTAAAACTCGCCAGTGAGAAAACAGCAGGACGCCAATTTGACTTTTTCCGCGACCGTTTAATGTTTCCAATTCGTGATAAACGTGGACGCGTTATCGCCTTTGGTGGACGAGTGATGAATAGCGATGACAATGGCCCAAAATATCTGAACTCGCCTGAAACTCGCATTTTTCATAAGGGCTTTGAACTTTATGGTTTGTATGAAGCAAAACAAGCCAACAAAAAGCTTGATCAAATCCTAGTAGTTGAAGGCTATATGGATGTAGTGGCATTAGCTGAAAAAGGCATTAACTACGCTGTTGCAGCGCTTGGTACAGCAACTACACCAGAACATATTCATACTTTATTTAGAACAACAGACCGCATAATTTGTTGTTACGATGGCGATCGTGCCGGTCGAGATGCTGCGTGGCGCGCACTGGAAAACGCACTGCCCTATTTAAATCACGGAAAGGCGCTAGAATTTGTCTTTTTACCTGACGGTGAAGACCCAGACTCATTAGTGCAAAAAGAAGGCCGTGAAGCATTTGAATTGCGTTATGATGATGCAACTGATTTTTCTGCGTATTTATTTGATCGCCTCGCTCAAGAAATTAACCTCACTACCGATGCTGGCAAATCAAAATTACTACAACAAGCGCTGCCCTTAATTGAAAAAGTGCCCAGTGACTTTTATCAAGAGAACTTATTAGAAAAATTAGCACGTTTAATTGGTCGCACCCGAGCGCAGTTACAGAAAAAAATAAACACCCCCAAACAGCAACAGGGTCTTGCTAAGAAGTTCAAAGTTACCCCTATGCGTAGAGCCATTGGCCTACTTTTACAGCATCCAGAACTTGCCACTGAAGTGCCTTTTCAACCGGAGCTTGGCCAAATGGATGTGCCTGGCATTAAGCTCTTTATTCAGCTGCAACAAAGCGCATTAAACAAACAAATAACAACCGCACAACTTTTAGAGCAATTTAGAGAAACGCCTGAATATGCCCCATTAGCTAAGCTCGCAACTTGGCAGCATCAAGTTAATAGTGAGTCATTAGTCGGTGAATTTAAAAGTACTTTTAATTTTATTGAAGATCAGTGTTTAAATTTGCGTCTTGAATCCCTATTAATTAAGGAGAAAACGCAAGGATTAAGCAAAGCTGAAAAACAAGAATATTCATTGCTAACACTTGCGTTAAAAGGCAAATAA
- a CDS encoding GatB/YqeY domain-containing protein has translation MSLLAQLKDAQKDAMRAKDKLRLGAIRMVLAAIKQKEIDEQVTLGDAEITSILVKLVKQRKDSESQYRDAGREDLAEVEANEIKELEAFLPKPLTEEEILTLIDECIAASGASGMQDMGKVMGLLKAKAEGRADMGKLSGLIKQKLSA, from the coding sequence ATGAGCCTTTTAGCACAACTTAAAGATGCACAAAAAGATGCAATGCGCGCTAAAGACAAACTACGTCTTGGTGCAATTCGTATGGTTTTGGCAGCGATTAAGCAAAAAGAAATCGACGAACAAGTAACTTTAGGCGACGCGGAAATCACGTCAATTCTAGTTAAACTTGTCAAGCAACGTAAAGATTCTGAATCTCAGTATCGCGATGCTGGCCGCGAGGACTTAGCTGAAGTTGAAGCTAACGAAATTAAAGAATTGGAAGCGTTTTTACCAAAACCGCTTACAGAAGAAGAGATTCTAACTTTAATCGATGAATGTATCGCTGCAAGTGGTGCATCAGGCATGCAAGATATGGGTAAAGTGATGGGCTTGCTTAAAGCGAAAGCTGAAGGTCGCGCAGATATGGGCAAACTTTCAGGTTTAATTAAGCAAAAACTGAGTGCTTAA
- the rpsU gene encoding 30S ribosomal protein S21 gives MPVIKVRENEPFDVALRRFKRSCEKAGILSEVRRREHYEKPTAERKRKKAAAVKRHMKKLSRENARRVKLY, from the coding sequence ATGCCAGTTATTAAAGTTAGAGAAAACGAGCCGTTTGACGTTGCTCTTCGCCGTTTTAAGCGTTCATGTGAAAAAGCAGGTATCCTTTCAGAAGTTCGTCGTCGCGAGCACTATGAAAAGCCAACAGCTGAGCGTAAGCGCAAAAAAGCAGCTGCGGTAAAGCGTCACATGAAGAAGCTTTCTCGCGAAAACGCTCGTCGCGTAAAACTTTACTAA
- the tsaD gene encoding tRNA (adenosine(37)-N6)-threonylcarbamoyltransferase complex transferase subunit TsaD yields the protein MRILGIESSCDETGIAIYDDEQGLLAHQLYSQVKVHADYGGVVPELASRDHVRKTIPLIEDAFKQADCGPEDLDGVAYTAGPGLVGALLVGSSIGRSLAYGWNVPAVAVHHMEGHLLAPMLDEDVPEFPFIALLVSGGHSMIVKVDGIGQYTILGESIDDAAGEAFDKTAKLLGLDYPGGPLLAKLAEKGEPEVYRFPRPMTDRPGLDMSFSGLKTFAANTINSEKDENGEISEQVKANIAHAFQTAVIDTLVIKCKRALKEHNIKRLVIAGGVSANVYLRETLQKVMTGMQGRVYYPRTEFCTDNGAMIAYAGMQRLKAKQYAPMDMRAKPRWPLDELEAI from the coding sequence TTGCGTATTTTGGGTATTGAATCGTCATGTGATGAGACGGGGATCGCTATTTATGACGATGAACAAGGTTTATTGGCGCATCAGTTGTATTCTCAAGTTAAAGTACATGCTGATTATGGTGGTGTCGTCCCCGAGCTGGCATCGCGTGACCATGTACGCAAAACGATTCCTTTAATAGAAGATGCATTTAAACAAGCTGATTGTGGACCAGAAGATTTAGATGGTGTTGCTTATACGGCAGGGCCTGGTTTGGTAGGAGCCCTACTAGTAGGTTCATCTATTGGTCGCTCACTCGCCTATGGCTGGAATGTTCCCGCTGTTGCTGTTCATCACATGGAAGGGCACTTACTTGCACCTATGCTTGATGAGGATGTACCTGAATTTCCATTTATCGCGTTATTGGTTTCAGGTGGCCACAGTATGATCGTTAAGGTTGATGGTATTGGGCAATACACAATCTTAGGCGAATCAATTGATGATGCAGCAGGCGAAGCGTTTGATAAAACAGCTAAATTGCTAGGTCTTGATTACCCAGGTGGCCCTCTACTTGCAAAACTTGCAGAAAAAGGTGAGCCAGAAGTGTATCGTTTCCCGCGCCCAATGACTGACAGACCAGGTCTTGATATGAGCTTTAGTGGGTTAAAAACATTTGCTGCCAATACCATTAATAGTGAAAAAGATGAAAATGGTGAAATTTCAGAACAGGTGAAAGCTAATATTGCCCATGCGTTTCAAACAGCGGTTATTGATACCTTAGTAATCAAGTGCAAGAGAGCATTAAAAGAACATAATATTAAGCGTTTAGTGATTGCTGGCGGTGTAAGTGCGAACGTGTATTTACGCGAGACTTTGCAAAAAGTGATGACAGGTATGCAAGGGCGTGTTTATTACCCGCGCACTGAGTTTTGTACTGATAATGGTGCAATGATTGCCTATGCTGGAATGCAGCGTTTAAAAGCAAAACAATATGCACCAATGGATATGCGCGCTAAACCGCGTTGGCCATTGGATGAGCTTGAAGCGATTTAA
- the plsY gene encoding glycerol-3-phosphate 1-O-acyltransferase PlsY — MLASLMIVFAYLFGSISSAVLISKLFRLPDPRTAGSNNPGATNVYRIGGKTPAVLVLVFDIFKGTIPVYGAYFLKIEPLYLGFIAIAACLGHIYPIFFGFKGGKAVATAFGSLLPIGFTLAGLLIVTWAGLIWLTGYSSLAAIITVSLAPLFTWFIKPLYVLPVTMLAALIVFRHRANIVRLLQGTEPKVKQKKAE, encoded by the coding sequence GTGTTAGCAAGCTTAATGATTGTCTTTGCCTATCTGTTTGGCTCTATTTCTTCTGCAGTGCTCATAAGCAAACTGTTTCGCTTACCCGATCCTAGAACCGCTGGTTCTAATAATCCTGGCGCAACCAATGTGTATCGTATTGGTGGAAAAACGCCAGCGGTACTGGTACTCGTTTTTGACATTTTTAAAGGCACAATCCCAGTTTATGGTGCTTATTTCTTAAAAATTGAGCCCTTGTACCTTGGCTTTATTGCAATCGCAGCTTGTCTTGGCCACATCTACCCAATCTTTTTTGGCTTTAAAGGTGGTAAAGCCGTTGCTACAGCCTTTGGCAGTTTACTGCCAATTGGATTTACCCTTGCAGGTTTATTAATTGTGACTTGGGCGGGGTTAATTTGGTTAACAGGCTACTCTTCGCTAGCTGCCATTATTACAGTGAGCCTCGCTCCCCTTTTCACGTGGTTTATTAAACCTTTATATGTACTACCCGTAACCATGCTCGCAGCACTGATTGTATTTCGCCATCGTGCCAATATTGTGCGCTTGCTGCAAGGCACTGAACCAAAAGTAAAACAAAAAAAAGCCGAATAA
- the folB gene encoding dihydroneopterin aldolase gives MQDKVFIRQLQVNTIIGVFDFEKQAKQPLFFDVDMLTDFAKAAQSDNVDDVVDYAKVSARIIAHCEATQVELLETLAEQLATIILSEFAVSQVILRISKPQAVLEAQTVGIEIMRKKQS, from the coding sequence GTGCAAGATAAGGTTTTTATCCGTCAATTACAGGTCAATACGATTATTGGTGTGTTTGATTTTGAAAAACAAGCGAAGCAGCCATTGTTTTTTGATGTGGACATGTTGACCGACTTTGCCAAGGCTGCGCAATCAGATAATGTTGATGATGTGGTTGATTACGCTAAAGTATCTGCGCGTATTATTGCTCATTGTGAAGCAACACAAGTTGAGCTATTAGAGACGCTGGCTGAGCAATTAGCGACGATTATTTTAAGTGAATTTGCCGTTTCGCAAGTCATATTGAGAATATCAAAACCACAGGCTGTGCTTGAAGCACAAACAGTGGGCATTGAAATTATGCGCAAAAAGCAAAGCTGA
- the folK gene encoding 2-amino-4-hydroxy-6-hydroxymethyldihydropteridine diphosphokinase, producing MAQIFISIGSNVDKEHYIKAALAIIPMHFDNVIYSSIFESESVGFEGNNFYNLVAAATTELPLAEVCALLKRIEQEHGRTPSDKKFSPRTLDLDLLFFDDVICDTPAQLPRDEITKNAFVLWPLAEVASEFAHPEENKTVGQLWHEYDKTKQKLWKVEI from the coding sequence ATGGCTCAAATATTTATTAGTATTGGCTCTAATGTTGATAAAGAGCACTACATCAAAGCCGCATTGGCAATAATACCAATGCATTTTGATAACGTAATTTATTCGAGTATTTTTGAGAGTGAATCCGTTGGCTTTGAAGGTAATAACTTTTATAACTTAGTTGCCGCAGCGACTACAGAACTCCCTCTTGCTGAAGTGTGTGCCTTGCTAAAAAGAATTGAGCAAGAGCATGGTCGAACACCTTCTGATAAAAAATTTAGTCCGCGCACGCTCGATCTAGATCTACTATTTTTCGATGATGTTATTTGTGACACTCCAGCACAATTACCGCGTGATGAAATTACCAAGAATGCCTTTGTACTATGGCCTTTAGCAGAAGTTGCCAGTGAGTTTGCACACCCCGAAGAAAATAAAACAGTAGGCCAGCTTTGGCACGAATACGATAAAACCAAACAAAAATTATGGAAAGTGGAGATATAA
- a CDS encoding undecaprenyl-diphosphate phosphatase produces MGLIEIIVLAVIQGLTEFLPISSSGHLILPSQLLGWEDQGQAFDIAVHVGTLFAVLIYFRKDVVEILSAWFKSCAGKGHTAESKLGWYIILATIPAGLVAGLAKDFIEANTRGAAVIATTTIVFGLALWYADIKAKENKNIFDIKWKAALLIGLAQAVALIPGTSRSGITITAGLLLGLDKKSAARFSFLMSIPVIGGLGLVMIIKLILDNTAVDWNALILGTVLSFVSAYTCIFLFLKFIERMGMLPFVIYRLILGVGLFALIGFGYISA; encoded by the coding sequence ATGGGACTGATTGAAATTATCGTACTGGCAGTAATCCAGGGACTGACAGAATTTTTGCCTATTTCCAGTTCAGGCCATCTTATTTTACCAAGCCAGCTACTAGGTTGGGAAGATCAGGGACAAGCGTTTGATATTGCAGTGCATGTGGGTACCTTGTTTGCTGTACTTATTTATTTTCGTAAAGATGTCGTAGAAATTTTATCTGCATGGTTTAAGTCATGTGCTGGCAAAGGTCATACAGCGGAAAGCAAGCTAGGCTGGTACATTATTTTAGCTACGATCCCTGCGGGGTTAGTTGCAGGTCTTGCGAAAGATTTTATTGAGGCTAACACACGTGGTGCAGCGGTGATTGCTACTACGACCATAGTGTTTGGTTTAGCGCTTTGGTATGCCGATATCAAAGCAAAAGAAAACAAGAATATATTCGATATTAAATGGAAAGCAGCGTTACTTATTGGTCTTGCTCAAGCGGTTGCATTAATTCCAGGGACATCTCGTTCAGGCATAACCATTACTGCCGGTTTATTATTGGGGCTTGATAAAAAAAGTGCTGCGCGTTTTTCGTTTTTGATGTCTATTCCAGTAATTGGTGGCTTAGGCTTGGTGATGATCATTAAGCTGATTTTAGATAACACAGCGGTTGACTGGAATGCATTGATTTTAGGTACTGTATTGTCGTTTGTTTCAGCTTATACCTGCATTTTCTTATTCTTAAAGTTTATTGAGCGTATGGGCATGTTGCCATTTGTTATTTACCGACTAATTTTAGGTGTTGGTTTATTTGCCCTTATTGGATTTGGCTATATCAGCGCTTAA
- a CDS encoding sensor histidine kinase codes for MLFLVVSYYLSATPEIKKNQFSQLTAKQVQPIVWQDIAMLNLPTGHPKLKKSHHVNLDAALPIKWQLLNDAVVEQKSFAQKNVSKAHFKVVEKQSVMPKWQTVKPLQYELDTLSDIRHFSMRQGLPTGTVYQTFQDAKGVLWLATNGEGACQYTANSFRCFKKTHGLSNNRVWRIAAGLKGELLFATDKGVNSFDGKVFRTLHINGQPFSDKINDIAVFNQAIFFITDKDMYRYENGEVSVVSVFSNSQLNRLMAFSQSLWLASNNGLFSLANNRITQFSIRDQACQGAVTSLTSEKQKVTFAVKGKGVCRVNLDNDTVAKLVGIKAPNITALLFDEENSALWVGDDSKGVFKIQSESAYRFNKSNGMSADHIRGLMKDDQGHIWVSSYSNGINRVKEHGFSLLNKRSGIKNERVSALSSINNQLWLGEYGGGIQIRAGGQWYELEESLNNPYIHSILQDKTGRIWVGTRQGIVVFGASGVTHIGKEQGLTANIIHKVIEAPNGCIYFASSNGVYRSCQNHLEKLNLENEQYVISVITDTKNRIWFVTNGGGTYYLTEQHVYRFTEKDGLSSNWAYSLEDDGTYLYIGTRNGIFVLNEQNKTWQGQLIGTENGLASSIVMALKAHKDYLWVGTEGGLNRVAIESLFNNAKTPIAIPFTYDNGYLAVDSTLNSAVITAENIYWGSANGLTYFNPDKINLKSRLASRILEVYSLGEDGKYYYLSDIEDQDAAAEFSPDTVQITLKYAHSDWASPERIMYQTRLKGSSETWSEPTILDQVTYNNLRPASYEFQIRAINGDQIGQPISYRFDLLPPWWQTWWAYTLFLCLLIMSIYLIIKWQFEAMRKQQRIKDRAEFSEALLARKKQLLAEVSHEIRTPLSVLKMQVEGLEYNIVDNNEKTYEVLHRRIADINTLIADIDQLANAELQELSLNLTTLLVKPWLEIWCNDAQTRIGQSEARHFSFRIDIPENLTLEADKKRLTQVLTNLLSNSIRYTKAPARIELAAYVEEGMCIISLSDSSPGVSNCELETIFQRMYQSEDNKGLYKGGTGLGLAICKDLITRHQGHIFAEHSELGGVTVTIKLKASE; via the coding sequence ATGCTGTTTCTTGTTGTCTCTTATTATTTAAGCGCAACGCCAGAGATTAAGAAAAATCAATTTTCGCAATTAACAGCGAAACAAGTACAACCAATTGTTTGGCAAGATATCGCTATGTTGAATTTGCCAACAGGCCATCCCAAACTTAAAAAATCACACCATGTAAACTTGGATGCTGCTCTCCCTATTAAATGGCAATTATTAAATGATGCGGTTGTAGAACAAAAAAGTTTTGCGCAAAAAAATGTATCTAAAGCGCATTTTAAGGTTGTTGAAAAGCAAAGCGTAATGCCGAAATGGCAAACTGTTAAGCCATTACAATATGAGCTAGATACGCTATCTGATATTCGACACTTCTCCATGCGACAAGGTTTACCAACAGGTACGGTTTATCAAACCTTTCAGGATGCGAAAGGGGTACTATGGTTGGCGACAAATGGCGAAGGCGCTTGCCAATATACGGCTAATTCATTTCGGTGCTTTAAAAAAACACATGGGCTGAGTAATAACCGAGTTTGGCGAATAGCCGCAGGACTAAAGGGAGAGTTGTTGTTTGCGACTGATAAGGGGGTAAATAGTTTTGATGGCAAGGTATTTCGTACTCTTCACATTAATGGTCAACCATTTTCAGATAAGATAAATGATATTGCTGTTTTTAATCAGGCGATATTTTTCATTACTGATAAAGATATGTATCGCTATGAAAACGGCGAGGTCTCAGTTGTTAGTGTTTTTTCGAATAGCCAATTAAACCGCCTTATGGCATTTTCGCAATCGTTGTGGCTAGCATCAAATAATGGGTTATTTTCATTAGCTAACAACCGTATTACGCAATTCTCAATACGCGACCAAGCGTGTCAAGGAGCGGTTACCTCACTTACAAGTGAAAAGCAAAAAGTCACCTTTGCAGTAAAAGGCAAGGGGGTATGCCGCGTAAACTTAGATAATGACACTGTGGCTAAACTTGTTGGTATTAAAGCGCCGAATATAACAGCATTATTGTTTGACGAAGAAAATAGCGCATTGTGGGTTGGTGATGATAGTAAAGGTGTTTTTAAAATTCAAAGTGAGTCAGCATACCGCTTTAATAAAAGTAATGGTATGAGTGCAGACCACATTCGTGGGTTGATGAAAGATGACCAAGGGCATATATGGGTGTCATCCTATAGTAATGGGATAAATCGGGTTAAAGAACATGGTTTCTCATTATTAAACAAGCGCAGCGGGATTAAAAATGAACGTGTCAGTGCGTTATCTAGCATCAATAATCAGTTATGGCTTGGCGAATACGGCGGGGGAATTCAAATACGCGCCGGTGGACAGTGGTATGAATTAGAAGAGTCTCTTAATAACCCTTATATCCATTCGATTTTACAAGATAAAACAGGCCGTATTTGGGTGGGTACACGCCAAGGAATAGTGGTTTTTGGTGCAAGTGGCGTTACTCATATCGGTAAAGAACAAGGTTTAACGGCCAATATTATTCATAAAGTAATTGAGGCACCAAATGGCTGTATTTATTTTGCGTCGTCCAACGGGGTATATCGCAGCTGCCAGAATCACCTTGAAAAGCTAAACCTAGAAAATGAACAGTACGTTATCAGTGTAATTACTGATACTAAAAACCGTATTTGGTTTGTTACTAATGGGGGAGGTACATATTATTTAACTGAACAGCACGTCTATCGCTTTACAGAAAAAGACGGCCTTTCAAGTAATTGGGCATACAGTTTAGAAGATGATGGCACTTACCTATATATTGGTACACGAAATGGGATTTTCGTGCTTAATGAGCAAAATAAGACCTGGCAAGGCCAGTTAATTGGTACTGAAAATGGCCTTGCAAGTAGTATTGTTATGGCATTGAAAGCCCATAAAGACTATCTTTGGGTTGGTACTGAAGGGGGGTTAAACCGTGTTGCAATTGAGTCATTGTTTAATAATGCAAAAACGCCCATTGCAATACCATTTACCTACGATAATGGGTATCTGGCTGTAGATTCAACCTTAAATAGCGCTGTTATCACAGCAGAAAATATCTATTGGGGTTCGGCCAACGGTTTAACTTATTTCAACCCAGATAAAATCAATTTAAAGTCACGTTTGGCAAGTCGTATTCTTGAAGTATATTCACTTGGCGAGGATGGTAAATACTATTACTTGTCGGATATCGAAGACCAGGATGCCGCAGCAGAGTTTTCACCAGATACGGTTCAAATTACCTTGAAATATGCACACAGTGATTGGGCTTCACCTGAGCGCATTATGTATCAAACGCGCTTAAAAGGGAGTAGCGAAACTTGGAGTGAGCCTACAATATTAGATCAAGTGACCTACAATAATTTGCGCCCTGCAAGTTATGAATTTCAAATAAGAGCAATCAATGGTGATCAAATAGGTCAGCCAATTAGCTACCGCTTTGATTTATTACCACCATGGTGGCAAACCTGGTGGGCATATACGCTATTTTTGTGTTTATTAATCATGAGTATTTATTTGATTATAAAGTGGCAGTTTGAAGCAATGAGAAAGCAGCAACGAATTAAAGATCGCGCTGAGTTTTCAGAAGCCTTGTTGGCACGAAAGAAACAGTTACTAGCAGAAGTCTCTCATGAAATAAGAACACCGCTGAGTGTACTTAAAATGCAAGTTGAAGGGCTTGAATACAACATTGTTGATAATAATGAAAAAACATATGAAGTATTACATCGCCGCATCGCTGATATTAATACCTTAATTGCCGATATTGATCAGTTGGCAAATGCTGAATTACAGGAGTTGTCGCTGAATCTGACAACACTGCTTGTAAAACCTTGGCTTGAAATATGGTGCAACGATGCGCAAACTCGTATCGGACAAAGTGAAGCGAGACATTTTTCTTTTCGCATCGACATACCTGAAAACTTAACACTTGAAGCGGATAAGAAAAGGTTGACGCAAGTACTTACAAACCTGTTATCTAACAGTATTCGATATACAAAAGCCCCAGCACGTATTGAATTAGCCGCTTATGTAGAAGAAGGGATGTGTATTATTTCTTTGTCAGACAGTTCGCCTGGAGTTTCAAATTGTGAACTGGAAACGATATTTCAGCGCATGTATCAAAGTGAAGATAATAAAGGCTTATATAAAGGTGGCACCGGTTTGGGGTTAGCAATTTGCAAAGATCTAATAACGCGTCATCAAGGGCACATTTTTGCTGAGCACAGTGAACTCGGTGGCGTGACAGTGACGATTAAATTAAAGGCAAGTGAGTAA
- a CDS encoding tRNA nucleotidyltransferase: protein MKVYLVGGAVRDKLLKRTIKECDYVVVGSTPSELISLGYQQVGNDFPVFLHPITKDEYALARTERKSGQGYTGFICDFTPTVTLEEDLVRRDLTVNAMAEDENGNIIDPFNGKADLDNKLLRHVSDAFSEDPLRILRVARFAARYHYLGFSIAAETMLLMQEMVAQGEINTLTKERIWLEIEKSLEDGAINVFTDVLAEINALPIILPPLTNHWSAQHSQQLAMLLTNLDGENQQLIAFCLWLKEIKPTEIKALSESLRLPNNYIDALNLFTTFYPTFKRNLATEEQVLALFNQADVWRRPERLNLFIETFSVLSKEHAAFAKKLKNAAKKATMVDVQVIIKQGFKGAEIKQQLDIARHTAIAEEFA from the coding sequence ATGAAAGTATATTTAGTAGGTGGTGCTGTTCGCGATAAGCTACTTAAGCGCACCATCAAAGAATGTGATTATGTTGTTGTAGGAAGCACTCCTTCTGAGCTAATTTCTCTTGGTTACCAACAAGTTGGGAATGACTTCCCTGTTTTTTTACACCCGATAACAAAAGATGAATATGCCCTCGCCAGAACAGAACGCAAATCAGGGCAAGGTTACACTGGTTTTATTTGTGACTTTACGCCTACGGTTACACTAGAAGAAGACTTAGTGCGCCGCGACTTAACTGTCAACGCCATGGCTGAAGATGAAAACGGCAACATCATTGATCCCTTTAACGGTAAAGCCGACTTAGACAATAAGTTATTACGTCATGTTAGCGACGCTTTTTCTGAAGATCCGCTGCGTATTTTAAGAGTCGCACGTTTTGCCGCTCGCTACCATTATCTAGGATTCAGTATTGCAGCTGAAACCATGTTATTAATGCAAGAAATGGTTGCCCAAGGGGAAATAAACACTCTCACTAAAGAACGTATATGGCTGGAGATTGAAAAATCTTTAGAGGATGGTGCGATTAATGTATTCACCGATGTACTTGCTGAGATTAACGCGTTACCAATTATTTTGCCGCCACTGACAAATCATTGGTCAGCTCAACACAGCCAACAGCTAGCAATGCTTTTGACTAACCTAGATGGCGAAAACCAACAACTTATAGCCTTTTGTTTGTGGTTAAAAGAAATTAAGCCTACGGAAATAAAAGCATTGTCAGAAAGTTTACGTTTACCCAATAACTATATTGATGCACTCAATTTATTTACGACCTTTTACCCTACCTTTAAGCGTAATCTGGCAACCGAAGAACAGGTTCTTGCACTATTCAATCAAGCCGATGTTTGGCGCCGACCAGAGCGCCTAAACTTATTTATCGAAACTTTTTCAGTATTAAGTAAAGAGCATGCAGCTTTTGCAAAAAAACTGAAAAATGCGGCAAAGAAAGCCACAATGGTTGATGTGCAAGTCATCATAAAACAAGGTTTTAAAGGTGCGGAAATAAAACAACAGCTCGATATTGCAAGGCACACAGCAATAGCAGAAGAGTTTGCCTAA